The Streptomyces cyanogenus DNA segment GCTCTCTCCGCCCATGTACCTCCGCCGGGGGGACCCCCAACCGGCACGCCTATGACCAGTGGGAGAGTCACGGTGTACTTCGCCGCACTGCTCGCGCGCACCGAAGACGGGTGGGAAGCGAGCGACACAGAGCTCGACGATGTGGAGACCCTGTCGGATCTTGCCGACCTGGCCCGGGAAGCCTCTCCCGACGAGGACACGGTGCTCGTCCTGATCGAGCAGGAGGACTCCTGGTTCGGTGTCGTCCGCGTGGACGGGGAGGACGACCCTCGCATCTACGTCTCGGACGCGGCCGCCGCCCGGCGCAGCGCGTACGGGGAGCTGCTGCTCACCGACGAACTGCTCGGCCGGGAGCCCGGCGCGGACGACGGCCCGGACCTGGACGCCCTGGACCTCGACGGCACGGAGGACGGGGAGTCCGAGGACGACGAGGAGGAGGGTGCCGCCGCCGACGCGGTGCCGCACAGCCCGGTGGGCGACAGCGAGATCCTTGACGACCTGGGCATCAGCGAGAAGGAGCTGCGCGCCCTGGACGCCGACGACGCGCTGAACACGATCGCCGAGGCCCTGGGCGCCTCGGAGGTGCTGGAGACCGTCCGCTGACCCCGCCACAGGACCCGCTGCCCACGGGGCGGATACCGCAGGGCGCGCCGGACCCGGTCCGGGACCGCTGGCGGGCCGCGATGTGGGACGCCCTGACGGAGGCCGAGCTGGCCGTCCGGGGCGGGGACGTCCCCGTCGGCGCCGTCGTGCTGTCCCCGGACGGTACGACGGTGCTCGGAGCCGGGCACAACGAGCGTGAGGCCACCGGTGATCCGACGGCCCACGCGGAGGTCCTCGCGATCCGGCGGGCCGCGGCCCGGCTCGGTCAGTGGCGGCTGACGGGCTGCACGCTCGTCGTCACGCTGGAGCCGTGCACGATGTGCGCGGGCGCGCTCGTCCAGTCCCGGGTGGACCGGGTGGTCTACGGCGCCCGGGACGAGAAGGCGGGCGCGGCCGGCTCCCTGTGGGACGTGGTGCGCGACCGGCGGCTCAACCACCGCCCGGAGGTCATCGAGGGCGTGCT contains these protein-coding regions:
- the tadA gene encoding tRNA adenosine(34) deaminase TadA; protein product: MWDALTEAELAVRGGDVPVGAVVLSPDGTTVLGAGHNEREATGDPTAHAEVLAIRRAAARLGQWRLTGCTLVVTLEPCTMCAGALVQSRVDRVVYGARDEKAGAAGSLWDVVRDRRLNHRPEVIEGVLAAECARLLTDFFRDR